One genomic segment of Clavelina lepadiformis chromosome 3, kaClaLepa1.1, whole genome shotgun sequence includes these proteins:
- the LOC143449998 gene encoding 2-methoxy-6-polyprenyl-1,4-benzoquinol methylase, mitochondrial-like, giving the protein MFLLNRGKAIVLSCASNSQASYYTTAKRLDENYTHFGYKTVKTEEKAGKVLDVFSSVASKYDMMNDVMSGGLHRLWKDRMIQKLNPDNKAVLLDCAGGTGDIAFRFVNYVERRHSQFTDHPNVTVCDINNDMLEVGKSRALERGVSLNWVCSNAEELPFPDQSFTCYTIAFGIRNCTNISKVLQEAYRVLRPGGRFVCLEFSHVSNPILSKIYDTYSFQVIPVMGEVIAGDWNSYQYLVESIRKFPAADEFKQMISNVGFKVVAYEPLTFGTCAIHSGFRLK; this is encoded by the coding sequence ATGTTTCTACTGAATCGTGGCAAAGCAATTGTGTTGTCGTGTGCAAGCAATTCCCAGGCCTCCTATTACACTACTGCTAAGCGCTTGGATGAAAATTATACTCACTTTGGTTACAAAACTGTCAAAACTGAAGAAAAAGCTGGAAAAGTCCTTGATGTTTTTTCTTCAGTTGCATCCAAGTATGACATGATGAATGATGTTATGAGTGGTGGTCTGCATCGTTTGTGGAAAGACAGAATGATTCAAAAACTTAACCCTGACAACAAAGCAGTCCTTCTTGATTGTGCTGGTGGAACTGGAGATATAGCTTTTCGGTTTGTAAACTATGTCGAAAGACGGCATTCTCAATTCACAGATCACCCCAACGTAACTGTATGCGACATTAACAACGATATGCTGGAAGTAGGCAAGAGCAGAGCTTTGGAACGAGGCGTCAGTTTAAATTGGGTATGTAGCAATGCTGAAGAATTGCCCTTTCCAGACCAAAGCTTCACTTGCTATACAATTGCGTTTGGAATTCGAAATTGTACCAATATTAGCAAAGTGTTACAAGAAGCATATAGGGTTTTGCGTCCTGGTGGGCGTTTTGTGTGTTTGGAGTTTAGCCACGTTTCAAACccaattttaagcaaaatttatgACACTTATTCTTTTCAAGTTATCCCTGTAATGGGTGAAGTAATAGCAGGAGATTGGAACTCCTATCAGTACCTGGTGGAAAGTATTCGAAAATTTCCTGCTGCTGATGAATTTAAGCAAATGATTTCAAATGTTGGTTTTAAAGTCGTTGCTTATGAACCACTAACATTTGGTACTTGTGCAATACATTCTGGATTTAGATTGAAGTAA